CAAGTTCTTGTCGAAGAAGATAGGTTTCTTCGATAGACAACTCTTTTTCCTGACTTGTTCTCTCTATCTTATATAGTTCTTGGATCTTTTTTAAAGCATATTCGGCACGAGTTCGATCATTTTCTTTTGCCTCAAAAAATTTCCGTCGAGCATGTGCCATACATGCTAGCTTGATAATTTCTTTTTGATTTCCAAGTTTATGATAACCTTGATATCCATCTGTCTGTAGAACTCCTTTAAACTTTTTTAAAGTAGATTCTGGTACTGAACTCCTTCGAGAGTTATCGTAAGTAAATAAACAACTCTTTATATGTGGAGCATAATAGATCCAGAAGTAACCAAGATGAGTGGCTCCTTGTTTCTTATCTGTTAGAACCTTGATACTTGTCTCATCGGCTTGAATATAGTCTGACTGGATTACTTTTTTCTCGATATGTTTGTATAGTGGAGAACGTAGTTCAGCAGCCTTCCTTATCCATCCATTGATGGTTGCTTTAGGAAAATCAATTCCTGATCTTTTAAAGATCCCTTGGGCTCTATAAAGAGGTATATGATCGTAGAATTTACCAACAATAAATTGACTTATTAATGAGTTTCCCGCCATACATTTGGGGATAAGATCCGACGGAAGCTCGGAGATGATAATGCTATCCTCTTCGGGTAAACGATATTTTGGACGAACAATTTGTCTTACATAAAGCTTACCTGGACTAAATTCAATCCTCTCAGATATCTCTTCTCCAATACGAGTTGCTCCCTCTGGGACATCATCAGGTTCAATCACTTCTACTTGACGAGGAAGGTCAGAAGGGATACTTTTTCTTTTTGCCTTTTTTTTCTTCTTAACAACCTCAATAACCTCCTCTTCTGGAGAAGATATCTGTAAGTCTTCTAGATTTTCATCTTCGACTCCAAGATCTAACTCTAATTGGTTCGGATCTTTATAGGTTTCTTTGGTTGAACCAAAGATGCGTCTTTGAAGATAGGCAATCTGTGCCTTTAAGGATTCGTTTTCTTGTTTTAAGTTGGTGTTTTCAGAGTCGACATTAGAGTATTCAGTCATCATCTTTTGGAGTTGGTCCAAAAGATCTTCTTTACTTACATCCTCTATGATATCGCTCTTATTCATGGTTTAAGGATACACATATTTATTTAAATAACATAACGTTTTTGTCTTTTATATTCTTTGACAAGAACACCTTCTATAAGAAGGACAAGATCAGTGTACTCAAGATGAATTGATGTTAAGTCTTTTATTTCAGGAGGTCTAAAGGTTCCTCTCTCTAGTCGTTTCACAAAAAGAACAAAACCACCTCTTTCCCATTTAAGTAATTTCATCATGGTACGACGTTTGTTCAGAAAGATAAATACATCACCCGAAGTAATATTGGCATCAATCTTATTCTGCACCAATCCGGATAATCCATCAAAACTTTTCCTCATATCTGTTGCTTCAGAATAGAGGTAAAAACGATCATTTGAAGATATTGAAAACATTAGCCTTGAATCTGGATTAATGATCGAAGCGTCGATATTGTCGTTGCTGAAGAAAGTTGAAGGGTTACACCATTGGGATAAGTGATAACGATCTCTTCTTTTATTTGTGAGGTTTCATTGTCTAATGTGACAAAGAAACCTTCAGTTTCTTTAGAATACTCCTTCTTATATTTTGCCTTCCAATAACTATATACTGATAGTTTTATATTATTCTGTTTACAGTAATCGATATTGCTTAGTCCACTATTGTGTTGTGCTTCTATGAGATCAAACATATGTGCTTTTTTACTCATCAATTTCTTTTTTTGATTATGTCTCAAAAATAGAAGGCTTTAAAATAATGCACAAGATGTGAATAACCGAACGCTTACAATGAGACTGAAATCCCTCAGCTTAAGAAAATGGTAGAACTATTGACCAAGCACAAAACAGGAATTCTAAATTGGTACAAGTGCCATATCTCCACGGGGCCTTTAGAAGGAATAAATAACAAGATTAAAACCTTAAAAAGACAAGCATATAGCTATCGTGACCTAGGTTTTTTTATGTTAAAAAATAAAAGTAATGCATCAAGATATATACGCTAGATATGGATGAACGAAAAAACTTGTTTCTAGTCTAAAAAGACTAGAAACAAGTTATTTGCAGCTTAATTCTCAGTAATAAGGTCTTAAAGACCACGCTTATTTCATTCTAAGTAATTTTTATAGATATTAAATCTATAAAAAATCAGCAAGTTTTAGATTCTCAACTTTCAAATATGCTTGTTGAATAAAATAGAATTGGAAATATCCATTAAAGTCGTTATTCGAAGTTTCAGCTTCTATATTAGCATTGTAATATGACTCCGATGTATCTTTAGGAGCAGGAATAACTTTTAAAATTGCATTCACCCATACTATATACTCATCAAGAGCCTGTCTATCAACCTCTTTCCAATAAGCCACTGCAATTTGATTCGCTTGAAATTCTTTCTTATAGTCTGACATATTATTCATTGTCCCCTTTAGATCCTGAACATAATGTCCCAACTCATGAATTACCAAAAACCAATTAAACGATTTCTTAAAATACTGCTCCCCAGAGAAAGAACCTACAGCCTGATCAGCCCAATTATTGAATTTTGTTTTCTGCTTCTCCTCTAAAGTTTTCCATTCAGGCACTGTCAGTCCTTCTGATCCATAAGTGATCATTGCAGGTGTATTTGCAATTCGTACTATTGGTACATTAGGCGTTTCAAGACCTAACGAATTAATTTTCTTCACAAAAGGATCTCTTATTGTTTCAATCTCTTTTTTCAATTCTGGATTGTCAATCAAAACAGTCTTATCTTTATTGCAAGATGTACAAGCAAATAAGGTGACTGTTAAAACAGTTAGCGTTACTATTTTTAATATTTTTTTCATCTACCTATTTTTTGATATTGCCTAGACTACTAGAGATTAATCATTATCTTTACGTATAGCCCACAACACATTGATTAATATTTTTCATGAATAAGCCTGCAATGAATACTAACGTAAAAAACAAATATCTATTGTTCCAATCAAATCAAAGCAGTGTGTGTCAACTCTCCTTCTATCCAGTATCAAATAGCAATGAGCCATACTCGTCATAAAGAGTAGGAGTGATGCCTTAGTCTAAGCTATGATTAATAAATACCTTAGAAAAGACAACTTAAATAAGACACTTTCCAAAAATTGGTAGACTGACATTTTTATTTAGAAAATGAAATAGATATAAGATAGTTAGAACCATTGACTACCTCCCGTTTTTTAGTCAGAAAACTCGTGCCGAATATACCTTAAAAAGTAACTACTCAGGTTCTTTTTGAGTATAATAATCACACAAAAGTTCCTATAAAGAATCGATTACTGAGCGTTTGTGAAAAGTATATGGCATATTATCAAAAGAGAGAAGGAGATGAACAATCTGCGTCTATATCTCTATATGATTTGAATTATATACCGACGATGGAACATTGTATGCAGCATATTTGTGCAATCGAAAGGGATATACTGATTTCATCGAATGGAGTACAACGTTTACATCAAAAGATGGATTGTTATGACATGGTTGATATGATTGATAAGAACTATAACATGGAGGCTCAAAAAAGAGTTCGATCTTGTATGCAGGAGTTTTTATTATACCATCAACATACAGACAATCTACTATCCTCTTTATCATTAACTAGATCGCATGGAATTAGCTGTTTTATTCCAACCCAGAATACGAGCTGTTATGCTTCATTCTATCAAAATTTATGTTGGTCACAAAGAACAGGTTATGGTAATTCACTCTTTAATATTTCTAAATAATGTCTTGCTATTGATCCAGTTATGTGATTTATCCATATTTCAAACTATAAAGCGCGATCCAAATATATTGAATCGCGCTTTATCAAAGTTATCTAATATTGTATCGGAATTACAATCTCAGTGTTAATCCAATAGCCCAGTTTGCACCTGCTTGTGGATAGAGTCCAATACTATTATTACGTTCTCCGCCTAAATAGTATGAATATACCCATCCATTGCTTTCATATTTTTGATTGAAAATATTGTTTGCTTGGAACCATATGGATGACTGTTTTAATGGACGAATCGTAAAGTCATAAGTTGCTTTTAGGTTTGTAAAGCTATATGCATCTAACTTTCGATCCTCGCTTGAGGTGTTGTCCAAATATTGTTTTCCTACATACTGAGAGATCCAATCGATAGAGATTTGGTCATTGATATGGAACTTAGCCATGATATTTCCTACGACATTTGGAGAGTAAGCGATATCTGTCTCTCCAAGGTCCTCTCTCTTTTGTTCCCCTAGTGGCACCCAATTTTCATCATACTGGTCTGTGTAGGAGACAAAGTCTTGAATCTTATTCTTAGATAACGAGATATTTCCACTTAGGTCCATCCAATCAAAAACTCTTGCTCCTGCAGTGATCTCCACCCCAGCTCTATAACTATCGGGAGTGTTAATCATGATGGTGCTACCAACATTGTTCAGTTTCCCAGTATTTACCAATTGGTCTGTATAGTTCATGTAATATAGGTTAACTCCAAACTGAAATTTATGGAACTTCCCTTCTAGCCCCAACTCCCAGTCAGCAAGTTTTTCTGGTGTTGGTTTCTGATCATTTGGAGCATCTACAAAATCGGTTCTTTTTGGCTCTTTATGGGCAATGGCAAAACTGGCATAACTATTTAGGTTCTCGCTAAGTTGGTAGTAAAGTCCGACTTTCGGATTAAAGAAGTTATAGTTGTATGACTGACCAATATCTTCCATATTGTCGTCTATTCCGGAGATGGTATAATCTACATTTCGATATTGTAGGTCTCCCATTACAGAAAGTTCTTCTGTAATATTCGCAGTGAACTTGGCATAAACATTTCCGTCAATTTTTGTTCCATTTCCACGATACCACTCTTGTTCATAAGGAACATTTACCTTTTCTGCCCATAAAATTTTACCAAAGTGATCGCCATCATACTTGTTTAAAGCACCCCCAACAACCAGTGTTCCAATGGTGAAGTTTTGACGGTATGAAGTCGTAAAACCATAGAATATATTGTCGAGCCACTTTTGGGTGATGAAATCCATCTTCTCATCTGATGTCGTAATTCCGAAGCTACTTGGCTTTTTGTTGTCCTTATAGCTTTGGTAATAACCATCACCAATAGTCGTGTGAAGCGCAAAATTTAATGATGCTTCTTCGTTGAAAATATGGGTGTAGAATAGTTGGTAATGGGTTTGATGATAGTTGTCTGTTTGGTCATCGTAATATTTAATATTCCCGTCGGCATCGGTGTACTTTCCCTCTGGGTTGTAGGTTCTATTTCCTGCGTTTAATGAGTCTAAAGGGACTCCGCTCCATGCTTGATAGGTCTTCTCTATTCCTGTGAATGCGTTAAAACGTACCACATCTTTATCTCCATAATAACCCGCTGCGAAAAACAATGACTGTAGATCAGAACTAGCTCTGTCGATGAAACCATCACTATGAATTAAACTTCCTCGGACATCTACACTAAAACGGTTGTTGATCAATCCTGTTCCAGCTTTTAAGGTGTTTTTAGTGGTTGCAAACGAACCTCCCATACTTTGCACTTCTGCGTACGGCTCTGAACTAGGAGCTGCGGTCTGTATGTTCACTGTGGCACCAAAAGCGGCTGCACCATTGGTTGAAGTACCAACTCCACGTTGTACCTGAATATTTTCAACAGAAGAACCCATATCAGGCATATTCACCCAAAAAACACCTTGGCTTTCAGCGTCGTTCAGTGGGATTCCATCGATGGTAATATTAATTCTTGATTGGTCGGTACCACGAATTTTCATCGAGGTATATCCAATCCCTGTACCTGCATCTGAGGTTACAACCAACGATGGGGTGTTGTTTAGAAGGTAGGGAAGGTCTTGCCCTGTGTTTCGCTCTTCTAGAGACTCTTTACTAACATTAGAGTAGGTAAATGGTGCTTTCTCTCCAGCACGTGTTGCTTCTACCAATACCTCATCCAAAGACTCTAAAGAGGGAGACAGTGTGATTTTTAGAGGCTTTTTATTTGGTACTTCTACCATATATTCCGCCTTTTCGAAGCCGATAAAAGTGATTTCTAGAGTATAATCCCCTTTGTTTAAATTCTTAATGGTGAACTCCCCATTAGGATCGGTGATGGTTGCTTTGTCTAGTTCTTTCACGTGAACTACTGCACCTGCAAGTGTATTTTTTTGTTTGTCTTGGACACGACCTGTGATCATATGTTGGGCTTGCGCACCCAAAGAAAAGATCGTAATGAGTAGTGTTAATAATGTTGTTCTCATGTTTTTTTCAAATGTAGATAGATGAAATTAAACATGGAGGATAAGAAGATCGGACTTGATTCCCTAAGCAGGATTACCTCCTCAGGTTCAAAGGGTATGATCTCAGCCTTATGATAAGTTTCAATAGGCACCCCCATCTTTAAATGTTAAAAATGATACCACAAAGGTATGTGAAATAATATGAATTAGACAATAGTAGTAGATCATTTTTAATTAAAACAGATAGAATTGTCCGTTATTTTATTTCACTGTTTCGAAAAAAGTGAATTATCAAGAGGTTTATTATGAGTATTTTATGTATTTTGGTGTTTGACTTGCTTTATTTTATGAATAGCATATTCTAAATAAACTATCATAATACAATATAGAGTTTGATCTCTTTAAAGAACTGCTTTTTTTACTCCATTGGACTTTTGTATGTTCTGATCATATTTTGTTAAGAGACCATTCTCCACCCTACTTTGGTTACCCTTTAGATACCCTTCCGTTACCCTTTGGTTACTCCTAGAGTAACCAAAGGGTAACGAATCTCTATGTTAATTGTAGCGAAGGTCACTTAAATTTAGAGGAAAAAAATATCCAGTTGATTTCAATTCTTGTAGAGTAAGAGTCGAGAATTTCGCATAGGAATCCTTTATAATATTGAGAAATGGAGGGAGAAAAATGAAGAAATTAGAAGCATATATAGGACTTGTTCTACATGCTTGTTCTGTAAGCTTGATGTTCAGGTTTTTTAGCTCTATGTTTAAGATATGAGAAGCATTGAAGTCATAATTGTATGTCCTTTTAAATCTTCTGCTCTCTGATTTTTAAATCTTTTAAATACGATATCTAATGGCAAAAATAGTAGATTCCTTTTTAAGTGGTGTTATTGGACCTGTGGTAGCTTATCAATCAGGTAACAAACAGATTATTCGTAGTTGTCCACAGCGGTCGAATCAAAGTCCCTCAGAGAAACAAATATTTCAACGACAAAAGATCAAATTATCCAATCGTTTACTAAAGCCTTTTCATTCTATCCTTCGTTATGCTTTTGCAGTGAAAGGGGCGACTCGTTGTTCCATTAATAGAGCGAGGTCTTTGGTGTTACGTAATATGGTTCAAGATGACTACAATAAAGTAGTCATCCAATATGAAAATATCCGTATGAGTCTAGATGGGGATTGTTTGTGTCGTATAAAGTCGGTATGTCTAGAAGAGAATCGATTGGAACTGTTTTTTAATACGAATCCAACTGTGCCGAGCCATATAACTCTCACTGTACTCATGTATTCCAATGGGGTAGGATCGTACCTCTCTTCTATTATATATCAGGAGGATGGTCATTATAGTATTGCTCTTACGCTGGATGTTCAAAAGCAATATGTCGAAAAAAAACAGGATATCCATTTTTGGTTTCTCTTTTACGATCCGTTAAAACAGCACTATTATGGCAGTATCTATCATGTAGAAAAGAGTAGCAGGTGAAGGTCAACAGGACATCTTGGTCCCGATTAAAACAAAAAATAGGTAGTTTATCCCATCTGTCGAGGGCAAACTACCTATATTCTATTTCATCTTCACTTTTGGGTATCGATCTATCTCTTAAGATAGTTTGTGGACAATACTCTAAATTCGGTTCTACGATTTATTTGATGACAAATTTCTTGTTCTTCTTTCTCTTTTCGTTGAATAAACTCCATGGTAAGCGTATCTCCGACCTCTAGAAATTCATATTTATTCGCTAGTTTTTTGTCGATAACTTTTGGAGAAGTTTTACCATATCCTTTCGCTGATAGTCGAATTGCAGGTATCCCTTTTGCTTTTAAAAATGCCACCACACTAAGCGCACGTTTTTGTGATAGCGAAAAGTTTGATTGGCTATCTCCTCGACCATCTGTATGTGCCATGATCTCTATAGAGATGGTTGGGTTATCAACCAAAACTTGATAGAGAGAGTCTAACGAAGCGATGGACGCAGGGAGAAGATCCCACTTTGCAAGATCAAAATAGATGTTGTCTACTTCAATAGGTGCATCTGTTGGGGTTAACACTAAATTGCGAGAAAGATGTACACTCTCTTTGGCATCAAGAGTATTAAAGAGGTATTTCGCATTTAAATAACCCTTTTTATATGCAGCAAGAAGATACTCGGCATCTTTTGATATGTTGAATCGAAATTTTCCATTACGTGTTTTTAATTTTAGCATGGTTCCATCTGTACCAATAACTCGTATGGTTGCTTGGGTAAGAAGTTTGTTTGTATTTTTATTTAAAACTTCTCCCTCTATTGTGAACTCCATTGGAGGAATGACAAAAGAAAATATATCATCCGATCTTGTTCCTTTTCTATTTGAACTAAAAAGACCTTGTTCCTTCCCTGCTAAGAATGTGATGGCAAAATCATCTCCAGAAGAGTTTAGTGGTGCCCTTACATTTTCTACTTCCCATATTCCATCTTCATTCTGGATTGCTTGAAAGATATCCAACCCTCCAATGCCTGGATGTGTATCTGAACTGAAATAAAGTGTTCCATTATCTCGGATAAAAGGATAAACTTCGTTTCCTGTGGTATTGATTTGTGGGCCTAAATTTATTGCGGGTCCCCACTGGTTTCCCTCTTTCTTCGACATCCAAATATCATTACCACCGTATCCTCCAGGTCTATCAGAGACAAAATAGATCTCATTGGCATCCAAAGTTACAGAAGGGTGTGCCACCATGGTAGAATCGTCTGGTATCTTAATTCTTTGAGGCTTTGCCCACTGTTCTCCATCTACTCTACTTTTGTAAATAGCTGCACTAGCACCCCCATTTTTTGCATATTTACATTGGGTGTAGTAGATAACGGATCCTTGAGAAGCAAAAGAGGGAACCCCTTCATCTTCTTGTGTATTAATGATTCCGTCAGGATCGAGATTCTGTGGTTTTCCCCACCTCTGTTTCTGTATATCGTAATTGGCATAGCATAAATCGTAATACCTCTCTCCTGTAATATTACTTTTCTTTTTTGTTACCAATTCGGCATTGTTGGTTGCAAAGACGAGGTAGTTGCTTCGAGATGAAGGATATATTGCAGAAATATCAGATCCTTTCGAGTTTATAGCGCGTAATTTCTCTATCTGTATTCTCGATTTTGATTCAATCCATTTGGGTGCTTGTTTTGCCAGTGAGATCTTTTCTTTTA
The Prolixibacteraceae bacterium DNA segment above includes these coding regions:
- the tnpB gene encoding IS66 family insertion sequence element accessory protein TnpB (TnpB, as the term is used for proteins encoded by IS66 family insertion elements, is considered an accessory protein, since TnpC, encoded by a neighboring gene, is a DDE family transposase.) codes for the protein MFSISSNDRFYLYSEATDMRKSFDGLSGLVQNKIDANITSGDVFIFLNKRRTMMKLLKWERGGFVLFVKRLERGTFRPPEIKDLTSIHLEYTDLVLLIEGVLVKEYKRQKRYVI
- a CDS encoding transposase, which produces MVELLTKHKTGILNWYKCHISTGPLEGINNKIKTLKRQAYSYRDLGFFMLKNKSNASRYIR
- a CDS encoding OmpA family protein, with protein sequence MIQYSNSFYRQSIKFGWAILIVFSFCSCQLNSLIKKADRCNQNGEYYKASKLYNRAAQKSKSKQQRSKFYFQTAENQRKIGDFRKASGFYKRAITYKYPDSLLWIKYGDMLCGSGKYEKAIEAYNTFLIDHPEAKEVKEKISLAKQAPKWIESKSRIQIEKLRAINSKGSDISAIYPSSRSNYLVFATNNAELVTKKKSNITGERYYDLCYANYDIQKQRWGKPQNLDPDGIINTQEDEGVPSFASQGSVIYYTQCKYAKNGGASAAIYKSRVDGEQWAKPQRIKIPDDSTMVAHPSVTLDANEIYFVSDRPGGYGGNDIWMSKKEGNQWGPAINLGPQINTTGNEVYPFIRDNGTLYFSSDTHPGIGGLDIFQAIQNEDGIWEVENVRAPLNSSGDDFAITFLAGKEQGLFSSNRKGTRSDDIFSFVIPPMEFTIEGEVLNKNTNKLLTQATIRVIGTDGTMLKLKTRNGKFRFNISKDAEYLLAAYKKGYLNAKYLFNTLDAKESVHLSRNLVLTPTDAPIEVDNIYFDLAKWDLLPASIASLDSLYQVLVDNPTISIEIMAHTDGRGDSQSNFSLSQKRALSVVAFLKAKGIPAIRLSAKGYGKTSPKVIDKKLANKYEFLEVGDTLTMEFIQRKEKEEQEICHQINRRTEFRVLSTNYLKR
- a CDS encoding IS66 family transposase encodes the protein MNKSDIIEDVSKEDLLDQLQKMMTEYSNVDSENTNLKQENESLKAQIAYLQRRIFGSTKETYKDPNQLELDLGVEDENLEDLQISSPEEEVIEVVKKKKKAKRKSIPSDLPRQVEVIEPDDVPEGATRIGEEISERIEFSPGKLYVRQIVRPKYRLPEEDSIIISELPSDLIPKCMAGNSLISQFIVGKFYDHIPLYRAQGIFKRSGIDFPKATINGWIRKAAELRSPLYKHIEKKVIQSDYIQADETSIKVLTDKKQGATHLGYFWIYYAPHIKSCLFTYDNSRRSSVPESTLKKFKGVLQTDGYQGYHKLGNQKEIIKLACMAHARRKFFEAKENDRTRAEYALKKIQELYKIERTSQEKELSIEETYLLRQELAVPILKELEKWLKKESLTALPKSPIGKAINYSLNLWDELCQYTEDGSYIIDNNNVENKVRPVAIGRKNYLFAGSEEGAKRAAMFYTLSSMCKMADVEPHAWYTDILNRISDTKPSKYDDLLPLNWK
- a CDS encoding TonB-dependent receptor, with protein sequence MRTTLLTLLITIFSLGAQAQHMITGRVQDKQKNTLAGAVVHVKELDKATITDPNGEFTIKNLNKGDYTLEITFIGFEKAEYMVEVPNKKPLKITLSPSLESLDEVLVEATRAGEKAPFTYSNVSKESLEERNTGQDLPYLLNNTPSLVVTSDAGTGIGYTSMKIRGTDQSRINITIDGIPLNDAESQGVFWVNMPDMGSSVENIQVQRGVGTSTNGAAAFGATVNIQTAAPSSEPYAEVQSMGGSFATTKNTLKAGTGLINNRFSVDVRGSLIHSDGFIDRASSDLQSLFFAAGYYGDKDVVRFNAFTGIEKTYQAWSGVPLDSLNAGNRTYNPEGKYTDADGNIKYYDDQTDNYHQTHYQLFYTHIFNEEASLNFALHTTIGDGYYQSYKDNKKPSSFGITTSDEKMDFITQKWLDNIFYGFTTSYRQNFTIGTLVVGGALNKYDGDHFGKILWAEKVNVPYEQEWYRGNGTKIDGNVYAKFTANITEELSVMGDLQYRNVDYTISGIDDNMEDIGQSYNYNFFNPKVGLYYQLSENLNSYASFAIAHKEPKRTDFVDAPNDQKPTPEKLADWELGLEGKFHKFQFGVNLYYMNYTDQLVNTGKLNNVGSTIMINTPDSYRAGVEITAGARVFDWMDLSGNISLSKNKIQDFVSYTDQYDENWVPLGEQKREDLGETDIAYSPNVVGNIMAKFHINDQISIDWISQYVGKQYLDNTSSEDRKLDAYSFTNLKATYDFTIRPLKQSSIWFQANNIFNQKYESNGWVYSYYLGGERNNSIGLYPQAGANWAIGLTLRL